The Candidatus Izemoplasma sp. genome has a window encoding:
- a CDS encoding DNA recombination protein RmuC: MDYIILGLLIITIILLALAILMITKNTQQDVTSTIKDQNNILLNKIIRENGEIKVELANSIGKSSKENIKDLNTFKEGLTEDITKRFNRLNDQIENKMDNINKKVEIRLSEGFEKTNKTFTNIVERLSKIDEAQKNIDKLSTEVVSLQNILTDKKTRGTFGEVQLNHILESIFGEKNTKVFDTQVTLSNGKKVDALIHLPEQMGNLAIDSKFPLENYQRMVDKDASNRAKELATRGFKKDVKKHIDDIATKYIIPTETSEQAILFVPAEAIFAEINAYHQDLVDYAQRKRVWIASPTTLMSLLTTVQMMLRNAERDKHAKVIQEELIKLGDEFKRYQERWDKLSRTIDTVNKDVKNIHITSNKIGKKFSAISNVNIETNQKIDSDND, encoded by the coding sequence GTGGACTATATAATACTAGGATTATTGATAATTACCATTATTTTATTAGCACTCGCTATTTTAATGATAACGAAAAACACACAACAAGATGTGACGAGTACAATTAAAGATCAAAACAACATATTATTAAATAAGATTATTCGTGAGAACGGTGAGATAAAGGTCGAACTCGCTAATTCGATTGGCAAGAGTTCTAAAGAAAATATCAAAGACTTAAATACATTTAAAGAAGGGCTAACGGAAGACATTACCAAACGCTTTAACCGTCTAAATGATCAAATAGAAAATAAGATGGATAACATTAATAAAAAAGTGGAAATACGGTTAAGTGAAGGGTTTGAAAAAACCAACAAAACATTTACCAATATCGTAGAGCGTCTAAGTAAAATAGATGAAGCGCAAAAAAATATTGATAAACTTTCTACTGAAGTGGTTTCTTTACAAAATATCCTAACAGATAAAAAAACACGGGGAACGTTTGGTGAGGTACAGTTGAATCATATTTTAGAATCAATCTTTGGTGAAAAGAATACAAAAGTATTTGATACGCAAGTCACATTATCTAATGGAAAAAAAGTGGATGCGTTAATCCATTTACCAGAACAAATGGGGAATTTAGCGATTGATTCTAAGTTTCCACTTGAAAATTATCAACGTATGGTAGATAAAGATGCTAGTAATCGAGCTAAAGAATTGGCTACAAGGGGCTTTAAAAAAGATGTTAAGAAACATATTGATGATATAGCTACAAAATATATTATCCCAACAGAAACAAGTGAACAAGCGATTTTGTTCGTTCCCGCTGAAGCAATCTTTGCTGAAATTAATGCCTATCACCAAGATTTAGTCGACTATGCCCAACGTAAACGTGTATGGATTGCGTCTCCAACAACCTTGATGAGTTTGCTTACGACCGTTCAAATGATGTTGAGAAACGCTGAACGGGATAAACACGCTAAAGTTATCCAAGAAGAGTTGATTAAATTAGGCGATGAGTTTAAACGCTACCAAGAGCGATGGGATAAACTATCGAGAACAATTGATACCGTAAACAAAGATGTGAAAAATATTCATATCACATCGAATAAAATTGGTAAGAAATTTAGTGCCATATCCAATGTCAATATAGAGACCAATCAAAAAATAGATAGTGACAATGATTGA
- the rsmA gene encoding 16S rRNA (adenine(1518)-N(6)/adenine(1519)-N(6))-dimethyltransferase RsmA: MSKIGRASRISDIIKQKSFYIKKKYGQNFLVDQNILEKIVDAANITDETLVVEVGPGFGSLTEHLIERSKHVLAYEIDEDLVEFLTDTFETDNLTVVHEDVLNREIDDDIEQLDSTFDQVVLVANLPYYITTPVVMKVLEQTTRIERLIVMTQHEVALRMTSNPKTKDYNSLSIAIQYRAETEYLFKVPRTVFIPKPNVDSAIISLKMKQERALPKNLEPFFFRLIKTSFKQRRKTLYNNLKGFDDINNETIKEAIDALELSPTVRAEALDVHDFIELTHKLIKD; the protein is encoded by the coding sequence ATGAGCAAAATAGGACGAGCAAGTCGAATTTCGGATATCATAAAACAAAAATCTTTTTACATTAAGAAGAAGTATGGACAAAACTTCTTAGTAGATCAAAATATTTTGGAAAAGATTGTGGATGCGGCAAATATAACAGACGAAACATTAGTTGTTGAAGTAGGGCCAGGATTTGGTAGTTTAACTGAACACCTTATTGAACGGTCTAAACATGTATTAGCGTATGAAATAGATGAGGATCTCGTTGAGTTTTTAACAGATACCTTTGAAACGGATAACCTTACTGTGGTTCATGAAGACGTGTTAAACCGGGAAATTGACGACGATATTGAACAGTTAGATTCCACATTTGATCAGGTTGTTTTAGTGGCCAACTTACCTTATTACATCACAACCCCCGTTGTTATGAAAGTGCTTGAACAAACAACAAGGATTGAAAGGCTCATTGTTATGACGCAGCATGAAGTGGCTTTAAGAATGACATCAAATCCCAAAACAAAAGATTATAATTCTTTGTCGATAGCTATCCAATATCGAGCAGAAACTGAATATTTGTTTAAAGTCCCACGCACAGTCTTTATTCCCAAACCGAATGTAGATAGTGCTATTATATCCCTTAAAATGAAACAAGAAAGAGCGTTGCCAAAGAATCTCGAACCCTTTTTCTTTAGATTAATCAAAACGAGTTTTAAACAACGCCGAAAAACCTTATATAACAACTTAAAAGGGTTTGATGATATTAACAATGAAACCATTAAAGAAGCTATAGACGCATTAGAGTTATCACCGACAGTGCGTGCTGAAGCATTAGATGTCCATGATTTTATTGAGTTAACACATAAATTAATAAAAGATTAG
- the ispE gene encoding 4-(cytidine 5'-diphospho)-2-C-methyl-D-erythritol kinase: MRTIKEKAYAKVNLYLDVLGKLENGYHNLEMVIAPLALHDTLTFKKRKDDLIELTTSKTITGNIKDNLVYRIAKYLQEQYLIKEGVSIELEKNIPIGAGLGGGSADAAATLRGLNKLWKLNLSLDELAQLGKSFGADIPYCIYNKICIARGVGDELVFLNNKLNYKILLIYPNIHMSTKEVYANVKIEELPTKKMTRMTEAVYNRNFDLLTQELYNALEISAFDLVPKLKDLKTQIEKWKVEGVLMSGSGSTIYILTKDYHKLTDIEKVYRDKYQTIITKIK, encoded by the coding sequence GTGAGAACAATTAAAGAAAAAGCCTATGCAAAAGTTAATTTATATTTAGATGTTTTAGGTAAACTAGAAAACGGTTATCACAATTTAGAAATGGTAATAGCCCCTTTAGCATTGCACGATACACTTACATTTAAAAAACGTAAAGATGACTTAATAGAACTCACCACATCAAAAACTATTACAGGTAATATTAAAGATAATCTTGTCTACCGTATTGCGAAGTATTTACAAGAGCAATATCTTATAAAAGAAGGTGTCTCTATTGAGTTAGAAAAAAATATCCCGATAGGCGCAGGCCTTGGTGGCGGGAGTGCTGATGCTGCCGCAACATTGAGAGGGTTAAATAAGCTTTGGAAACTGAACCTCTCCCTAGATGAATTAGCACAATTAGGTAAATCATTTGGTGCGGATATTCCTTATTGCATATATAATAAAATTTGTATCGCAAGAGGTGTTGGTGATGAACTCGTATTTTTAAATAATAAACTCAATTATAAGATATTGCTTATCTATCCTAATATACACATGAGCACAAAAGAGGTTTATGCTAACGTAAAGATAGAGGAATTGCCAACGAAGAAGATGACCCGAATGACTGAAGCAGTATACAATAGAAATTTTGATCTATTAACGCAAGAACTGTACAATGCACTAGAAATTTCTGCGTTTGATTTAGTCCCTAAACTAAAGGATTTAAAGACACAAATTGAGAAGTGGAAAGTTGAAGGTGTGTTAATGAGTGGATCAGGATCAACGATTTACATTTTGACAAAAGATTATCACAAACTAACAGATATTGAGAAAGTATATAGAGATAAATATCAGACAATTATAACTAAAATCAAATAG
- a CDS encoding ribose-phosphate pyrophosphokinase: MATIDGHKVKLFSLSANRELAEEISKKTHIPLSKIQLDRFADGEIGVNLEETVRGHHVFLVQPTHYPVNENIMELLITIDAMKRASAKNINVITPYYGYSRQDRKSKSRQPISAKLVANLLETAGATRVLAMDLHAGQIQGFFDIPIDNFRAMPIIVDYFLKKEFKDDIVIVAPDHGGAVRARKMADIMNTGVAIIDKRRPAPNVSEVMGVVGDVKDKVAIIIDDIIDTAGTISGAADAILELGAKEVYAACTHPLLSGPAIERIQNSGLKEVVCTNTIKLEPHKKVDKIVQLSVGDMFAQGVLNIIHNKPLSSLFEYEKYITVDEE; this comes from the coding sequence ATGGCAACGATTGATGGCCACAAAGTAAAATTATTTAGTTTAAGTGCTAATCGTGAATTAGCAGAAGAAATTTCTAAAAAGACTCATATCCCTCTTAGTAAGATACAATTAGACCGTTTTGCTGACGGAGAAATTGGCGTAAACTTAGAGGAAACAGTAAGAGGGCACCATGTCTTCTTAGTGCAACCTACACACTATCCAGTTAACGAAAACATTATGGAGTTACTGATTACCATTGATGCGATGAAGCGTGCAAGTGCCAAGAATATTAACGTTATCACACCTTATTATGGATACTCACGTCAAGATAGAAAATCAAAATCGCGTCAACCCATCTCAGCAAAACTTGTTGCTAACTTATTAGAAACGGCTGGGGCAACACGTGTTCTGGCAATGGATTTACACGCAGGACAAATTCAGGGATTCTTTGATATCCCCATTGATAACTTTAGAGCAATGCCAATTATCGTCGATTATTTCTTGAAAAAAGAGTTCAAGGATGACATTGTAATTGTCGCACCAGATCATGGAGGCGCAGTACGTGCGCGAAAAATGGCCGATATTATGAATACCGGTGTCGCAATCATTGATAAAAGACGTCCAGCACCAAATGTCAGTGAAGTTATGGGTGTTGTTGGAGACGTTAAAGATAAGGTTGCAATTATTATCGATGACATTATTGATACCGCAGGGACGATTTCAGGTGCCGCAGATGCAATTCTTGAGTTAGGCGCAAAAGAAGTTTATGCTGCTTGCACACACCCATTATTAAGTGGACCAGCAATTGAACGTATTCAAAACTCTGGTTTGAAAGAAGTTGTATGTACAAACACAATTAAATTAGAACCTCATAAAAAAGTGGATAAAATTGTACAATTATCGGTAGGAGATATGTTTGCACAAGGAGTATTAAATATTATTCATAATAAACCATTAAGTAGTTTATTCGAGTATGAAAAATATATTACAGTCGATGAAGAATAG
- the spoVG gene encoding septation regulator SpoVG, with amino-acid sequence MEITDVRVKKFNGQSRLKAIAAITFDDCFVVHELRIIDGKAGLFVAMPSRKMPNGEFKDVAHPINQETRNRIEAVVIDAYNQIDDEEA; translated from the coding sequence ATGGAAATTACAGATGTTAGAGTCAAAAAGTTCAACGGACAAAGTCGTTTAAAAGCGATTGCGGCCATAACATTTGATGATTGTTTTGTAGTTCATGAATTACGCATAATCGATGGGAAAGCTGGCCTTTTTGTAGCAATGCCAAGCCGAAAAATGCCGAACGGAGAGTTCAAGGATGTCGCGCATCCTATCAACCAGGAAACGCGCAATCGAATCGAAGCTGTTGTAATTGATGCCTATAATCAAATTGATGATGAAGAAGCGTAA